The following are encoded together in the Gilvimarinus sp. DA14 genome:
- the fusA gene encoding elongation factor G, with protein MARKTPIARYRNIGICAHVDAGKTTTTERVLFYTGLSHKIGEVHDGAATTDWMEQEQERGITITSAAVTTFWSGMRQQFDEHRINIIDTPGHVDFTIEVERSLRVLDGAIVVLCGSSGVQPQTETVWRQANKYEVPRMVFVNKMDRTGANYLRVVEQLRERLGANAVPLQMTIGSEDEFKGVVDLIKMQAIIWNEDDRGMTFEYQDIPAELQDTCDEMREYLVEAAAEADDDLMNKYLEGEELGEEEIKAAIRKRTLANEIIPVLGGSAFKNKGVQAVLDAVIEYLPAPTEVKAIDGVLEDGETHDTRAADDSAPFAALAFKIATDPFVGTLTFFRVYSGTLATGDTVFNPVKGKKERIGRMVQMHANDRQEIKEVLAGDIAAGIGFKDVTTGDTLCNPNSVITLERMEFPEPVIHVAVEPRSKADQEKMGVALGKLAQEDPSFRVRTDEETGQTIIGGMGELHLDIIVDRMRREFSVEANIGKPQVAYRERIQNTCEIEGKFVRQSGGRGQYGHVWVRFEPGEDEGAEGLEFVNEIVGGTVPKEYIPAVAKGIEEQMKNGVLAGYPLLGLKATLYDGSFHDVDSNEMAFKIAASMATKKLAQEGGAVLLEPIMKVEVVTPEENMGDVVGDLNRRRGVIQGMDESISGKIVNAEVPLAEMFGYATDLRSATQGRATYSMEFKGYAEAPKNVTDEIMAKNNIISD; from the coding sequence GTGGCACGTAAGACGCCAATCGCTCGCTACCGCAACATTGGTATTTGCGCGCACGTAGACGCGGGCAAAACCACCACCACAGAGCGTGTACTGTTCTACACGGGCCTCTCCCACAAAATAGGTGAAGTACATGACGGCGCCGCTACCACCGATTGGATGGAGCAGGAGCAAGAGCGCGGCATTACCATCACCTCAGCAGCTGTTACCACTTTCTGGTCTGGCATGCGCCAGCAGTTTGATGAGCACCGCATCAATATTATCGATACCCCTGGACACGTTGACTTTACCATTGAGGTAGAGCGTTCACTGCGTGTACTTGACGGTGCAATCGTGGTGCTGTGTGGCTCCTCCGGCGTGCAGCCGCAGACCGAAACCGTATGGCGTCAGGCCAACAAATATGAAGTGCCGCGGATGGTGTTCGTCAACAAGATGGACCGCACCGGGGCAAACTATCTGCGAGTGGTTGAGCAATTGCGTGAGCGCCTGGGTGCGAACGCCGTTCCCCTGCAGATGACCATTGGCTCTGAAGACGAATTCAAGGGCGTGGTCGATCTAATTAAAATGCAAGCGATTATTTGGAATGAAGATGATCGCGGCATGACCTTCGAATATCAGGATATTCCCGCCGAGTTGCAGGACACCTGCGATGAGATGCGCGAGTATCTGGTCGAAGCGGCCGCCGAGGCCGATGACGACTTGATGAATAAGTATCTCGAAGGTGAAGAGCTGGGCGAAGAAGAAATTAAAGCGGCTATTCGCAAACGCACCTTGGCCAACGAAATCATTCCTGTGCTGGGCGGCTCCGCCTTTAAGAACAAAGGCGTACAAGCTGTACTGGATGCGGTTATTGAATACCTGCCAGCGCCCACCGAAGTAAAAGCCATTGATGGTGTGTTGGAAGATGGCGAGACTCACGATACCCGTGCAGCCGACGATAGCGCGCCCTTTGCTGCGCTTGCCTTTAAAATTGCCACCGACCCGTTTGTCGGTACGCTGACTTTCTTCCGCGTTTACTCGGGAACCTTGGCAACCGGCGATACCGTATTCAACCCGGTAAAAGGTAAAAAAGAGCGCATCGGCCGAATGGTGCAAATGCACGCTAACGATCGCCAGGAAATTAAAGAAGTACTGGCTGGCGATATCGCCGCGGGTATTGGTTTTAAAGACGTTACCACCGGCGATACACTGTGTAACCCCAACAGCGTTATCACCCTGGAGCGCATGGAGTTCCCAGAGCCCGTGATTCACGTGGCAGTGGAGCCCAGAAGTAAAGCGGACCAGGAAAAAATGGGTGTCGCTCTGGGCAAACTCGCCCAGGAAGATCCCTCTTTCCGGGTTCGTACCGATGAAGAAACCGGCCAAACCATCATCGGTGGTATGGGCGAGCTTCACCTGGATATTATCGTCGATCGTATGCGTCGTGAGTTCAGTGTCGAGGCGAATATTGGTAAGCCGCAGGTGGCCTACCGTGAGCGTATTCAAAATACCTGTGAAATTGAAGGTAAGTTTGTCCGTCAGTCCGGCGGGCGTGGTCAGTATGGCCACGTTTGGGTGCGTTTCGAGCCCGGCGAAGACGAGGGCGCCGAGGGGCTGGAGTTCGTCAACGAAATCGTCGGCGGCACGGTACCGAAAGAATACATTCCCGCCGTTGCTAAAGGCATCGAAGAGCAGATGAAAAACGGTGTTTTGGCGGGCTACCCGTTGCTGGGTTTAAAGGCTACTTTATACGATGGCTCGTTCCACGATGTGGACTCCAACGAAATGGCCTTTAAAATAGCCGCATCCATGGCCACCAAAAAGTTGGCCCAGGAGGGCGGTGCGGTATTGCTGGAGCCGATCATGAAAGTTGAGGTGGTCACTCCGGAAGAGAATATGGGTGATGTAGTTGGCGACCTTAACCGTCGTCGCGGCGTTATCCAGGGCATGGACGAAAGCATCAGCGGTAAAATTGTCAATGCCGAAGTGCCCTTGGCGGAGATGTTTGGTTACGCAACTGATTTGCGCTCAGCGACTCAGGGCCGCGCAACCTACAGCATGGAGTTTAAAGGCTATGCTGAGGCACCCAAAAACGTCACCGATGAAATTATGGCAAAAAACAATATCATTAGTGATTAA
- the rpsL gene encoding 30S ribosomal protein S12 → MATINQLVRKPRKRKVQKSDVPALQANPQKRGVCTRVYTTTPKKPNSALRKVCRVRLTNGFEVTSYIGGEGHNLQEHSVVLIRGGRVKDLPGVRYHTVRGSLDTSGVNDRKQGRSKYGTKRPK, encoded by the coding sequence ATGGCAACGATCAACCAGTTGGTTCGTAAGCCGAGAAAACGTAAGGTTCAAAAGAGCGACGTACCTGCTCTGCAAGCCAACCCGCAAAAGCGTGGTGTTTGCACCCGCGTTTACACTACCACGCCGAAGAAGCCGAACTCAGCACTGCGTAAAGTGTGCCGTGTTCGTCTGACCAACGGCTTTGAGGTTACCTCATACATCGGTGGTGAAGGGCACAACTTGCAAGAGCACAGCGTAGTACTGATCCGTGGCGGTCGTGTAAAAGACTTGCCTGGTGTGCGCTACCACACTGTTCGCGGTTCACTAGACACCTCCGGTGTTAACGACCGTAAACAGGGCCGCTCTAAGTACGGTACCAAGCGTCCTAAGTAA
- the rpsG gene encoding 30S ribosomal protein S7: MPRRRVVAKREILPDPKYGNVTLAKFMNHVMVSGKKAVAERIVYGALDIVNDKLNRDPIEVFDEALENIAPLVEVKSRRVGGATYQVPVEVRPARRTALAMRWLVDYSRGRGEKSMPARLAGELIDASQNKGSAVKKREDVHRMAEANKAFSHFRF; this comes from the coding sequence ATGCCAAGAAGAAGAGTTGTCGCGAAACGCGAGATCTTGCCGGATCCTAAATACGGCAATGTGACTCTGGCAAAGTTCATGAACCATGTAATGGTGAGTGGTAAGAAAGCCGTAGCAGAACGCATTGTTTACGGCGCGCTGGATATTGTGAATGACAAGCTCAATCGTGATCCTATTGAGGTTTTCGATGAGGCTTTGGAAAACATCGCCCCGCTGGTAGAGGTTAAGTCTCGCCGCGTTGGTGGTGCGACCTACCAGGTCCCGGTGGAAGTGCGTCCTGCACGTCGCACCGCGCTGGCTATGCGTTGGTTGGTAGATTACTCCCGCGGTCGCGGTGAGAAGTCTATGCCTGCCCGCCTGGCTGGTGAGTTGATCGATGCTTCGCAGAACAAAGGTTCTGCTGTGAAGAAGCGTGAAGACGTACACCGTATGGCCGAGGCCAACAAGGCGTTCTCTCACTTCCGCTTCTAA
- the rpoC gene encoding DNA-directed RNA polymerase subunit beta': MKDLLNLLKSQGQTEEFDAIRIGLASPEMIRSWSFGEVKKPETINYRTFKPEREGLFCAKIFGPVKDYECLCGKYKRMKHRGIICEKCGVEVTLAKVRRERMGHIELASPVAHIWFLKSLPSRIGLLLDMTLRDIERVLYFESYVVTDPGMTTLERGQLLTDEQYFESMEEFGDEFEALMGAEAIKALMSDINLEEEIQYLREEIPNTNSETKIKKFSKRLKLLEAFYYSGNNPEWMVMEVLPVLPPDLRPLVPLDGGRFATSDLNDLYRRVINRNNRLKRLLDLNAPDIIVRNEKRMLQESVDALLDNGRRGRAITGSNKRPLKSLADMIKGKQGRFRQNLLGKRVDYSGRSVIVVGPTLRLHQCGLPKKMALELFKPFIFSKLELRGLATTIKAAKKMVEREEAVVWDILDEVIREHPVLLNRAPTLHRLGIQAFEPVLIEGKAIQLHPLVCAAYNADFDGDQMAVHVPLTLEAQLEARALMMSTNNILSPASGEPIIVPSQDVVLGLYWMTRERINAKGEGMVFADVAEVSRAYYGHQVDLQARVKVRIDETIIGSEGEKQATKRLVETTVGRVLLWEIVPEGIPFEMIDRAMVKKAISAVINHCYRAVGLKATVIFADRLMYMGYDFSTKSGSSIGVNDFAIPDEKYEIVARAEEEVKEIESQFASGLVTAGEKYNKVIDIWSRANDLVAKSMMDGISFESVINRDGEEEQQTSFNSVYMYADSGARGSPAQIRQLAGMRGLMAKPDGSIIEAPITANFREGLNVGQYFISTHGARKGLADTALKTANSGYLTRRLVDVAQDLVVTMADCGTDEGLEMAPVIEGGDVIESLGDRILGRVVARDVVRPNSDEILVPAGTMIDEAWVERIEGMGIDEVLVRSPITCDARTGICSMCYGRDLARGHRANKGEAVGVIAAQSIGEPGTQLTMRTFHIGGAASRASAADNVQVKQEGTIRLINIKVVTNKDGNLVAVSRSGELAVADAQGSERERYKIPYGAVISVKDGEQVDGGQIVAKWDPHTHPIVTEVAGKVNFSGMEDNLSVRRQTDELTGLSSIEVMDPSERPSAGKDMRPAITLTDEAGNELCLPNTTMPAHYLLPAHAILSIADNDTIEVGDVLARIPQEGSKTRDITGGLPRVADLFEARKPKEPSILAEISGTVSFGKETKGKRRLVITPNDGQPLEDGSTHYEVLIPKHRQLTVFEGEQVVKGEVVSDGPSNPHDILRLKGVEALASYITNEIQDVYRLQGVKINDKHIETIVRQMLRKVEITGMGDSSFVKGEQVEYTNVLAENERLRAEDKQPAKFERLLLGITKASLATESFISAASFQETTRVLTEAAVTGKKDSLRGLKENVVVGRLIPAGTGLAYHTERKRKREEALEYADTGVSAEDVEAALTEALKSSGE; this comes from the coding sequence TTGAAAGACTTACTTAATCTGCTCAAGTCCCAGGGACAAACTGAAGAATTTGACGCGATTCGCATCGGCCTGGCATCGCCGGAAATGATTCGCTCTTGGTCGTTTGGTGAAGTTAAAAAGCCCGAGACCATTAACTACCGTACCTTCAAGCCAGAGCGCGAAGGCTTGTTCTGTGCCAAAATTTTTGGTCCGGTAAAAGACTACGAATGCTTGTGCGGTAAGTACAAGCGCATGAAGCATCGCGGCATTATCTGTGAAAAATGCGGCGTTGAAGTGACCTTGGCGAAGGTGCGTCGTGAGCGCATGGGGCATATTGAATTGGCCTCGCCGGTTGCGCATATCTGGTTTTTGAAATCACTGCCAAGCCGTATTGGCTTGCTGCTGGATATGACCCTGCGTGATATTGAGCGCGTGCTGTATTTCGAGTCTTATGTAGTGACCGATCCGGGTATGACTACCCTGGAGCGCGGCCAGCTGCTGACCGATGAGCAGTACTTTGAATCGATGGAAGAGTTCGGCGATGAGTTTGAAGCGCTGATGGGCGCCGAGGCGATTAAAGCGCTGATGTCGGATATCAACCTCGAAGAAGAAATTCAGTACCTGCGCGAAGAAATTCCGAATACCAATTCGGAAACCAAAATTAAAAAGTTCTCCAAGCGCTTAAAGCTGCTGGAGGCTTTCTACTACTCGGGCAACAACCCAGAGTGGATGGTGATGGAAGTGCTGCCGGTATTGCCACCGGATTTGCGTCCGCTGGTACCGCTGGACGGTGGCCGCTTTGCGACCTCTGATCTGAACGACTTGTATCGCCGCGTTATCAACCGTAATAACCGCTTGAAGCGCCTTTTGGATCTGAACGCTCCTGACATCATCGTGCGCAACGAAAAGCGTATGCTGCAGGAGTCTGTAGATGCGCTGTTGGATAACGGTCGTCGCGGTCGTGCGATTACCGGGTCCAACAAGCGTCCGCTGAAATCTTTGGCCGACATGATCAAAGGTAAGCAAGGTCGTTTCCGTCAGAACCTGTTGGGTAAGCGTGTGGACTACTCCGGCCGTTCGGTAATTGTGGTTGGTCCCACCCTGCGCCTGCATCAGTGTGGTCTGCCCAAGAAAATGGCATTGGAGCTGTTCAAGCCATTTATTTTCAGCAAGCTGGAACTGCGCGGCCTGGCCACTACCATTAAAGCGGCCAAGAAAATGGTCGAGCGCGAAGAAGCCGTGGTATGGGATATTCTCGATGAAGTGATTCGCGAACACCCTGTATTGCTGAACCGCGCCCCGACTTTGCACCGTTTGGGTATTCAGGCGTTTGAGCCGGTACTGATTGAAGGTAAGGCTATCCAGCTGCACCCGTTGGTGTGTGCGGCCTATAACGCTGACTTCGACGGTGACCAGATGGCCGTTCACGTTCCGCTGACGCTTGAAGCTCAGCTGGAAGCGCGTGCGCTGATGATGTCCACCAACAACATTCTGTCGCCTGCCTCTGGTGAGCCGATTATTGTGCCCTCGCAAGACGTGGTACTGGGCTTGTACTGGATGACCCGTGAGCGTATTAACGCCAAGGGTGAAGGCATGGTGTTCGCCGATGTGGCGGAAGTATCCCGTGCTTACTACGGCCATCAGGTTGATCTGCAAGCGCGCGTTAAAGTGCGTATCGATGAAACCATCATCGGCAGTGAAGGTGAAAAGCAGGCCACTAAGCGTCTGGTAGAAACCACTGTAGGTCGTGTACTGCTGTGGGAGATCGTTCCCGAGGGTATTCCCTTCGAGATGATCGACCGCGCCATGGTGAAAAAGGCAATCTCTGCGGTTATTAACCACTGCTACCGCGCCGTGGGCCTCAAGGCGACCGTTATTTTTGCTGACCGTTTGATGTACATGGGTTACGACTTCTCCACCAAGTCGGGCTCGTCCATCGGTGTAAACGACTTTGCGATTCCCGATGAAAAGTACGAAATTGTCGCCCGCGCCGAAGAAGAAGTGAAAGAAATTGAAAGCCAGTTTGCTTCAGGTTTGGTAACCGCTGGTGAGAAATACAACAAAGTCATCGACATCTGGTCGCGCGCTAATGACTTGGTGGCCAAGTCGATGATGGACGGTATCAGTTTTGAGTCTGTGATTAACCGCGACGGCGAAGAGGAGCAGCAAACCTCCTTCAACTCGGTTTACATGTACGCCGACTCAGGTGCTCGTGGTAGCCCGGCGCAGATTCGTCAGCTGGCGGGTATGCGCGGTCTGATGGCCAAGCCAGATGGCTCTATTATTGAAGCGCCTATTACCGCGAACTTCCGTGAAGGTCTGAACGTTGGTCAGTACTTTATTTCGACTCACGGTGCGCGTAAAGGTCTGGCCGATACCGCACTGAAGACCGCAAACTCCGGTTACCTGACTCGTCGTCTGGTGGACGTGGCGCAGGATCTGGTTGTTACCATGGCTGACTGTGGTACCGACGAAGGTCTGGAAATGGCGCCGGTGATTGAAGGCGGCGACGTGATCGAATCCTTGGGTGACCGTATTCTGGGTCGCGTAGTGGCTCGCGATGTCGTGCGTCCTAACTCTGACGAAATCCTGGTGCCCGCCGGTACCATGATTGACGAAGCTTGGGTGGAGCGTATTGAAGGCATGGGGATTGACGAAGTGCTGGTGCGCTCGCCAATTACCTGTGATGCCCGTACCGGCATCTGCTCAATGTGCTACGGCCGTGACCTGGCACGTGGTCATCGCGCTAACAAAGGTGAAGCCGTGGGTGTTATCGCCGCGCAGTCGATCGGTGAGCCCGGTACCCAGCTGACCATGCGTACCTTCCACATTGGTGGTGCGGCTTCGCGTGCTTCTGCGGCAGACAATGTTCAGGTTAAGCAGGAAGGTACTATCCGCCTGATTAACATCAAAGTCGTGACCAACAAAGACGGCAACCTGGTGGCGGTATCTCGCTCCGGTGAGCTGGCGGTGGCCGATGCCCAGGGCAGTGAGCGTGAGCGCTATAAGATTCCTTACGGTGCCGTGATCTCTGTTAAAGATGGCGAGCAGGTCGATGGTGGCCAGATTGTTGCCAAGTGGGATCCGCATACTCACCCAATCGTCACCGAGGTGGCGGGTAAGGTGAACTTCTCGGGTATGGAAGATAACCTGTCGGTACGTCGTCAAACTGACGAGCTAACCGGTCTGTCGTCTATCGAGGTAATGGATCCATCCGAGCGTCCGTCAGCTGGTAAGGATATGCGTCCTGCCATCACCTTGACCGACGAAGCGGGTAACGAGCTGTGCTTGCCCAATACCACCATGCCCGCGCATTATTTGCTGCCGGCTCATGCGATTTTGAGCATTGCAGATAACGACACCATTGAGGTGGGTGATGTACTTGCCCGTATTCCTCAAGAGGGTTCGAAAACTCGCGATATTACCGGTGGTCTGCCCCGCGTGGCCGACTTGTTTGAAGCGCGTAAGCCGAAAGAGCCGTCTATCTTGGCGGAAATCTCAGGTACCGTGAGCTTTGGTAAAGAAACCAAAGGCAAGCGTCGTTTGGTGATTACTCCGAACGATGGCCAGCCGCTGGAAGATGGCTCTACCCACTACGAAGTGCTGATTCCTAAGCACCGTCAGCTGACTGTGTTTGAAGGTGAGCAAGTAGTGAAAGGTGAAGTGGTATCGGATGGTCCATCTAACCCGCATGACATCTTGCGCCTGAAAGGTGTTGAGGCTCTGGCGAGCTACATCACCAACGAAATTCAGGATGTATACCGTCTGCAGGGTGTGAAGATTAACGATAAGCACATCGAAACCATCGTTCGTCAGATGCTGCGCAAAGTCGAAATTACCGGAATGGGTGATTCCAGCTTTGTGAAAGGTGAGCAGGTTGAGTACACCAACGTGCTGGCTGAAAACGAGCGTCTGCGCGCTGAAGACAAACAGCCCGCCAAGTTCGAGCGTTTGCTGCTGGGTATTACCAAGGCCTCGCTGGCGACCGAGTCGTTTATCTCAGCGGCCTCGTTCCAGGAAACCACCCGCGTTCTGACCGAAGCGGCGGTTACCGGCAAGAAAGATTCACTGCGCGGCTTGAAAGAGAACGTGGTAGTGGGTCGTTTGATTCCTGCCGGTACTGGTTTGGCTTATCACACCGAGCGCAAGCGCAAGCGTGAAGAAGCTCTGGAATACGCCGATACTGGTGTGAGCGCTGAGGATGTTGAAGCGGCACTGACCGAGGCGTTGAAATCCAGCGGCGAGTAA